Below is a genomic region from Hyalangium minutum.
TGCGGCCAGCGCTGGCGGAGAAGGGGCTGCGCATCCTCTCCATGAAGAAGCTGGATGCGGAGGCTCGGGCGCAGATAAATGAGCGCTTCCGCGCGCAGATCTTTCCCGTGCTCACGCCGCTGGCGATCGGGCTGGGGCGGCACTTTCCCTATATCTCCAATCTCTCGGTGAGCCTGGCGGTGCTGCTCCGGGATCCGGTGGCGGAGGTCGAGAACGTCGCACGGGTGAAGGTGCCCAAGGAGCTGCTGCCTCGCTTCGTGCCGCTCAAGAACGACGCCACGTCCTTCGTGCCGCTCGAGGACATCATCGCGCACAACCTGGGCACGCTGTTCCCGGGGATGGAGGTGCTGGACTACGGGGTGTTCCGCGTCACGCGGGACGCGGACTTCACCGTGTCCGAGGACGCGGAGGATCTGCTGGTGGCGGTGCAGGACGAGCTGCGACAGCGCCGCTTCGGAGACGTGATCCGCTTGGAGCTACAGGCGGGGATGAACCCCACGCTGCGCGAGTCCCTGGTGGAGGCGCTGGGGCTGGAGCCTCGGCAGGTGTACGAGGAGCAGGGACTGCTGGCGCTGGCGGATCTGCACTCGGTGGTGGCCACGCCGGGCTTCTCGGAGCTGCGGGCCACCTCGTGGACTCCTGTCACCCAGCCCCGGCTGCGGCCCGAGGGTGACACCGAGGGCACGGTGATGGCGGCCATGCGTCGCGGCGATCTGCTGGTGCACCACCCCTACGAGTCCTTCGCCACCTCCGTGGAGCGCTTCGTCACGGAGGCGGTGGAGAACCCGGACGTGCTGGCCATCAAGCAGACGGTGTACCGGACCTCGGACAGCTCGCCGCTGGTGCCCGCGCTCATCCACGCGACGGAAGGCGGTAAGCAGGCCGTCTGCATGGTGGAGCTCAAGGCCCGCTTTGACGAGCGCACGAACATCCAGTGGGCGCTGGCGCTGGAGGAGGCCGGGGTGCATGTGGTCTACGGCATCCCCGGGCTGAAGACGCACGCCAAGGCGATCCTCATCGTCCACCGCGAGGGCGAGAAGATCCGGCACTACGTCCACATCGGCACGGGCAACTACAACCCGAAGACGGCACGGCTCTACACGGACCTGGGACTGTTCACGACGGACCCGGACATCGGCGCGGACGTGGCGGACCTGTTCAACTACCTGACCGGGTTCGCCCGGCCCGAGACGTTCCGCAAGCTGCTCGTGGCGCCCATCAACCTGCGCGAGGGACTGCTGGAGCAGATCCGCCGCACGGTGGCGGCACACTCGAAGGAGAAGCCGTCGCGCATCCTGATGAAGATGAATGCGCTGGTGGATCCCACGCTCATCCGGGCGCTCTATGACGCCTCTCGTGCGGGAGTGAAGGTGGAGCTCAACGTGCGAGGCATCTGCTGCCTGCGGCCCGGGGTGCCCGGTGTCTCGGAGAACATCCGGGTGGTGTCGCTGCTCGGCCGCTTCCTGGAGCACTCGCGCATCTATTGTTTCGAGCGCGGCGGAGAGACGCGCTGCTACATCGGGTCGGCGGATCTGATGCCGCGCAACCTGGACCACCGCGTGGAGGCGCTCGTTCCAGTGGAGGATCCGCAGATCCTCGCCCAGGTGCGAGACATCCTCGAACGCTCCCTCGCGGACAACACTCACGCGTGGGAACTGGACGCGGATGGCACCTGGCGCCGCCGCACGGCCAAGAACGGAGAGAAGCGCTGGGCCCAGGGCGAGCTGATGGAGCGCTCCGTCCGTCTGGCCCAGGCTCCCAGCGGCCGTCCCCTTCCCTAGCGAACCTCGCGGCTCACATCTTCTTCACGAGCGCCGCACGCTCCTGGACCTTCTCCATCGTGTCCAGGCTGAAGCTGCGCGCGTGTCCCAACTCCTCCTTGAGGAACATGGCGACGTTGTCCGCGAGTTCCTGGGCTGCCTTCTTCCGCTTCGGAGGCAACGGATCGAAGGTGGCGAAGACCCCCTGGCCCGCGGACGGATCGAACTCCCAGAAGCCCACCACGCGCTCGCCATCGAGCAGCGTCCGCGACAGAAGGTGCTTCACCTCCCCCAGCGTCGAGCCCTTCTTGCTGCCCCACTGAGACACCGCTCGCGAGTGGTGCTTCGGGTCGATCAGCAGTCCGGGCCCACCATGGACCGTGAGGTAATTGTCCTCGGCCGCGAGCATCGACAGGGACGTGGCCCCGGGCTGGGCCTCCTTCAGCGCCGAGACGTCCTGCTCCAGCACGAAGGCCTCGTCGGCGTAGCCCTCCACCTTTACCGGCACCACGGGGAGCTTCTCGAAGGCCGCGCGAGCATCCCGCTGCGAGAGCGCCGACCACGCCGCGAAGTCCGCCACCGTCACAGGCCCCACCTGCCGGACGAAGATCTCCGCGAGCCGCACGTTCCGCTCGGCGGCATCCGCCGGAACTTTGGCGCCCGTGAACGGGCTCTTCGCCGGGATTCGCCAGAGGTACCGCTCCGTGTCCAACCGCCCGGCATCGAGCGTCCGCTCCAGCTTCCCTTCGAACTCCAGGTAGCGCAGCGCTGGGGGAAGCGGAGAGGAGATCCCCACCTTCTTGCCCTTCTCTCCCAGGCTGCGGACAGTGCCCTCGGGCAAGGCCTTGCGCAGCGCGTCCGTTGTCAGCGGGCCCTTGCGCAGCACCTTGAGCACGGCCTCACCGATGCCGGACAGCTCGGATTGCGGGACGCCGACCTTCTCCATCTCCTTGTCCATCCGCTTGCGCGCCTGGTCCTCGGCAATCCGCAGCACGAGCGGCACTTGCGCCCGAGGCACCACGTAGATGCAGCCGCGAACCGCCGGGATGACCTGGATCCGGGACTGGGCCACGGCCTCATCCAAGTCTTGTCGGCGCAGCCCCGGAAGACGCGCCCGCACCGCGAGATACACATCCACGCCCCCGAGCGTGCGAGGCCAGCTCGTGGCCGCGAGCGTCTCCTCGATGCTTCCCTTCCCCGGCTCGGCGAGCCCCTGGCGGCGGTGCCAGAACGCGCGCGCTTGCTCGAGGGAAACAGAGACTGCGGGTGCGGCGGGCTTCGTCCGAGCCATGAACTTCCTCCAAGGGGCGCGCAGTCTAAACCGATGCGCGCGCCCCAGCGGAAGAGGCCGCCGGCTCCTTTGAGCCGGTCCTCAGTGGGCGCGGGCCGTCGCAGGCCGCAGCGGCGCTGTCGCGGACGAGGCCGCTCCCTTCATGGCCTCGAGCGTCTGGCGGATACCCTCGTGATAGGGAGTCTTGCGCACCTCTCCCAAGAGTCCTCGCAGCGCTGAGTCATCCATCAGCACGGGCGTGGTCTGCAGGTAGTACATCTCCACGAGCTCCCGCATGAACGGGTCGAACAGTCCCAGCGCGCGCACCATCCACGGGCCCGCGACGCGGAGCTTCGGGGGACGGCCCACCTCCGAGAAGATCCGCTCCACGATCTCTCGCTGGGTGGTGACCCCGGCTCCCGCCAGGTTCCAGGCTCGGCCGTAAGCGCGCGGCTCGTCGATGAGCGAGGCGACCACCGGCCCCACGTCCGGGACGAACACGAACTCGTGAGGCGTGTCGATGGGCCCGATGAGATCGGCCCGCGTGCCCTGAAGCGCGGCCTGGAAGACTCGGTAGAGAAGACTGCGCTCGAGGTTTGGACCGTAGAAGTCCGGCAGTCGCAGAATGGCCGTCTGCAGCCCGTCCCGGCCATGCGCCCCGAGCACGAGATCCTCCTGCTCCTTGCGCATCCGCCCCTTGAAGGTGTGGGGCTCGCGCGGATGGGACTCATCGACTCGCGCGCGCTGGGGCCGGCCAAACGGATACACCGTCCCGATGAGCAGCAGCTTGGACACCCCGGCGGCCCGCGCCCCCTCCAGCGTCTTCTGCATGAGGATTGGGTGCAACCGGAAGTCCCAGTACGGCACCCCCACCAGGTAGATGAGCGTCTCCAGCCCCTGCGCGGCGGCCTTCACGGACTGGGGATCGTCCGGGTTCCACGTCACGATCTCCGCCAGCGGATCGGCGCCGAACTCTGCCTCGAGCGCCCCTCGCGAGCGCCCCACCACCCGGTACGGACGCCCGCTTGCCCTCAAGGCGCTCGCCACACTTCCACCGATGGCTCCAGCCGCTCCAAACAGTCCCACCAGGCCCATGACATGCCTCCTTGTCTGAACACCTAACCACGGAGTGAACACTGTTCACTGAACGCCGTTCATTTAATGATGACCGTCCGGGCCGTCAAGGCTTAAAGTTCCTTTCATGGGGATCGCAGAGCGAAGGCAGCGGCAGAAAGGGCAACTGCGCGAGCAGATCCTCGCGGCCGCTCGGGACATCGTGCTGAAGGAGGGTTTTCGCGCCCTGTCGATGCGCAAGCTGGCGGACGCGGTGGAATACGCCCCGGCCACGCTCTACCTGCACTTCAAGAACCGGGATGAGATCGCCCAGGAGCTGAGCGCGCGGGGGTTTCAGGAACTGTGGACCTTCCTGGCGCCTGCGGCCTCCTCGCCGGATCCAGAGGCGCGCTTGCGCGCGGCGGCCCAGCGCTACCTGCAATTCGGCGTGAGCAACCCGGAGACCTACCGGCTGCTCTTCATGGAGGATCCGGAGATCACCAGCGCGGTGCTCCGCAGCACTCCCAAGGAGGGCGGCGAGCAATCCTTCCGTCTCCTCGTGGAAGCTTTCGAGGCGCTCCAAGCCGAGGGGCGTCTGGTGCCTGGCGCGGATCCTCAGCGGCTGACAGAGATTTTCTGGGCGGGGCTCCATGGGGTGGTGAGCCTCAAGCTGACGTGCAAGGACTTCCTGACGACCCCCATGGAGGTGCTCTCCGAGCACATGATCCGCGCGCTGTTGAGCGGGATGCTCCAGCCCCCTCGTTGAGAGGACAGGCGAGCCCATGCCCTGTGCTTTGGGAGTCCCCTGCCCCTCCCGAGACCCGCTACGCTGGAGGCCGTGAGCGAGTACGTCACCCACCGCGACGCGCTGACAGGTCCCCGGCTGGAGGCCCTCCGGGAGGCCCTGCTCGCGTCACGCTTCGTAGCGCGCAGCCCGCTCATGGGGTCGTTCCAGGCCAGCAAGGGCTTCGCCTTCATCTTCACCGAGGCGGGCAAGGCCACGCTGCTGGAGCGCTTCCCCTTCCTCGCGGACTACCTCTCTCTGGTGATGGAGCCGAGGACGACACGGGGCCTGCTGCCCTGGCGCGAGCGCCTCTTCGGCCCGAGCTCAGAGCGGCTCCGCCCCAATGCCTTCTACTTGAACCTGCTGCTGCTCGAGGCTGGCAAGGGTGTGGGGCGGCACATCGACGCCACGCTGTCGGACCCCAGTGGCGTCCGGAACGCGGTCCCCGAGCATGTCAGCGTGCTCTACCTCACGGTGCCTTCGGGCGTTCAAGGTGGCTCGCTGCACCTGCTGCGTGAAGATCAGCTGGTGGGCAGTGTCCGTCCTCGGCCCGGGCTCCTCGTGCAGTTTCGTGGGGACCTTCAGCACGAGGTCGAGCCCTTCACGGGCGGCGAAGCGGGAGCGGTTCGCGCGAGCCTCGTCTGCGAACAGTACGCGTTCGGCTCGGAGGCGCTGGCGCGCATCCCCATGTTCCGGATCCAGTCCAAGGCGGGCTTCGCGGCCTACCTGGATGCGCACCGCGATCGCGAAGCGGCCACGCCCTGATCCCTGAGTCAGCGCCAAAGACAAAGCCGGCGCCCCTTTTCAGGAGCGCCGGCTTCTTGAGTTGCGGGGGCAGGATTTGAACCTGCGACCTTCGGGTTATGAGCCCGACGAGCTACCAGGCTGCTCCACCCCGCGATAACCTTTGTGACTCTGAGTAGAACGACGGAGGCCCTTCCAGTTATTTCCGGAAGGGCCTCCGGTGCTTCCAGTTGCGGGGGCAGGATTTGAACCTGCGACCTTCGGGTTATGAGCCCGACGAGCTACCAGGCTGCTCCACCCCGCGGCAAAAGCGGGAGGGTAAGTACCGCCCTCCCCCTGGTGCGTCAACACCTTTTTCCGGAGCCCACTCCTCAGACCTTCTTGTTCTTCAACAGGTCCGCGAGCGTGCCGAATCCCTTGCCGCCACCGCCCTGGGGCTTCTGGGTCTTCTGCCAGGCGTCGAGCTCCGCGCGCTCCTCCGCACGCTCGGCCGCGGTGACGGACAGGCGAATCTTCCCGGACGCGTCGATGTCCAGGATGGCCACCTTCACGTCCTGGCCGAGCGAGAAGACCTTGCGCAGATCCGTGCCGCGATCCGTGCCCGTCTCAGCGGCCGGCAGGAGCCCCTTGCCACCGGGGAACTGCAGGAACACGCCGTAGGGCTCGATGCGGTCGACCTTGCCCACGACCACCTGGCCCACCTTCGGGCGCGGAGCGGCGGGCTCGGCCGGCTTGGCGGCCTTGGCCTCGGCGGCCGGGCGCTCCTCGGGAGGACGCTGCGCATCCTCCTCGGAGATCTTCCGCAGGCCGATGCGCTTCTCGTTCGGGTCGATCTTCTCGACCACGACCCAGATCACCTCGCCCTCCTTCACCACGTCGCGCGGGTGCGCGATGCGGCGATCCGAGAGCGCGGAGATGTGCACCAGGCCATCCACGCCCGGCTTCAGCTCCACGAACGCGCCGAACGCCTGCAGGCGGACGACCTTGCCCTGGAGCCGGTCGCCCTCCTTGATGGAGGCCAGCGCCGCCTTGAAGGGATCCTCCTGGCGCGAGCGCAGGGACAGCGTGATGCGCTCCTTGTGCTTGGCCTTGTCCGGCGAGTTCGGCTGGGCGGCCTCGAGGCGGATGATCTCCACCTCCAGCTCGTCGCCCACCTTCACCACCTCGCTCGGGTGGCCGATGCGCACGTGAGACATCTCGGAGACGGGGATCATGCCCTCCACGCCGCCCAGATCCACGAAGGCGCCGAAGTCGCGCACGCCGGTGACCTTGCCCTTGACGACCTTGCCCTCGGACAGCGTCTTCCGGGTCTGGTCCGCCAGCTTCTTCTGCTCCTCCTCGAGGAGCGAGCGGCGCGACAGCACCACGTTCCGGTCCCGCACCTCGGTGACACGGAACGTCAGCTTCTCGCCGATGAACTGATCCGGCTTCTCCACGAAGCGG
It encodes:
- a CDS encoding NAD-dependent epimerase/dehydratase family protein, with the translated sequence MGLVGLFGAAGAIGGSVASALRASGRPYRVVGRSRGALEAEFGADPLAEIVTWNPDDPQSVKAAAQGLETLIYLVGVPYWDFRLHPILMQKTLEGARAAGVSKLLLIGTVYPFGRPQRARVDESHPREPHTFKGRMRKEQEDLVLGAHGRDGLQTAILRLPDFYGPNLERSLLYRVFQAALQGTRADLIGPIDTPHEFVFVPDVGPVVASLIDEPRAYGRAWNLAGAGVTTQREIVERIFSEVGRPPKLRVAGPWMVRALGLFDPFMRELVEMYYLQTTPVLMDDSALRGLLGEVRKTPYHEGIRQTLEAMKGAASSATAPLRPATARAH
- a CDS encoding TetR/AcrR family transcriptional regulator, with translation MGIAERRQRQKGQLREQILAAARDIVLKEGFRALSMRKLADAVEYAPATLYLHFKNRDEIAQELSARGFQELWTFLAPAASSPDPEARLRAAAQRYLQFGVSNPETYRLLFMEDPEITSAVLRSTPKEGGEQSFRLLVEAFEALQAEGRLVPGADPQRLTEIFWAGLHGVVSLKLTCKDFLTTPMEVLSEHMIRALLSGMLQPPR
- a CDS encoding S1 RNA-binding domain-containing protein → MSDEKSGGAGGFGPKKPKATFGDVMLGIPAGRAGEREGGRGGDRGGDRGGDRGRGGPDRKGGDREARPPRPEGEAGGASAAGPREDRRPRGDRDRGPRGGGGGGSGGGGERRGGGERKPSGPMVVVKRASGVIETRGPVGEQPAASTATSAETTAAAEASAAEAPVAPTPAPTPRPAPVPAPSSALYEDVPESESFAEMFEAQVKDGNVPTRRSVRVGEKVTGKIFQLGADTAFVSLDGVKSEAMIDLRELKDDEGILRYGVGDTLEAHVIEAGARGIQLSRALTKGNANMAMLAEARASGMPVEGMVLSVNKGGVEVAIGDVRAFCPISQLDIRFVEKPDQFIGEKLTFRVTEVRDRNVVLSRRSLLEEEQKKLADQTRKTLSEGKVVKGKVTGVRDFGAFVDLGGVEGMIPVSEMSHVRIGHPSEVVKVGDELEVEIIRLEAAQPNSPDKAKHKERITLSLRSRQEDPFKAALASIKEGDRLQGKVVRLQAFGAFVELKPGVDGLVHISALSDRRIAHPRDVVKEGEVIWVVVEKIDPNEKRIGLRKISEEDAQRPPEERPAAEAKAAKPAEPAAPRPKVGQVVVGKVDRIEPYGVFLQFPGGKGLLPAAETGTDRGTDLRKVFSLGQDVKVAILDIDASGKIRLSVTAAERAEERAELDAWQKTQKPQGGGGKGFGTLADLLKNKKV
- a CDS encoding 2OG-Fe(II) oxygenase translates to MSEYVTHRDALTGPRLEALREALLASRFVARSPLMGSFQASKGFAFIFTEAGKATLLERFPFLADYLSLVMEPRTTRGLLPWRERLFGPSSERLRPNAFYLNLLLLEAGKGVGRHIDATLSDPSGVRNAVPEHVSVLYLTVPSGVQGGSLHLLREDQLVGSVRPRPGLLVQFRGDLQHEVEPFTGGEAGAVRASLVCEQYAFGSEALARIPMFRIQSKAGFAAYLDAHRDREAATP
- the ppk1 gene encoding polyphosphate kinase 1, with protein sequence MAKRAPNARGGGRKTVERDTIPEGVEVPDKALFFNRELSWLLFNDRVLQLAEDSAVPLLERLKFCAIYARNLDEFFMIRVARLHEQHRAGVVRLVPDGATPGETLDKLHARIREQGLRHSHCFEQVLRPALAEKGLRILSMKKLDAEARAQINERFRAQIFPVLTPLAIGLGRHFPYISNLSVSLAVLLRDPVAEVENVARVKVPKELLPRFVPLKNDATSFVPLEDIIAHNLGTLFPGMEVLDYGVFRVTRDADFTVSEDAEDLLVAVQDELRQRRFGDVIRLELQAGMNPTLRESLVEALGLEPRQVYEEQGLLALADLHSVVATPGFSELRATSWTPVTQPRLRPEGDTEGTVMAAMRRGDLLVHHPYESFATSVERFVTEAVENPDVLAIKQTVYRTSDSSPLVPALIHATEGGKQAVCMVELKARFDERTNIQWALALEEAGVHVVYGIPGLKTHAKAILIVHREGEKIRHYVHIGTGNYNPKTARLYTDLGLFTTDPDIGADVADLFNYLTGFARPETFRKLLVAPINLREGLLEQIRRTVAAHSKEKPSRILMKMNALVDPTLIRALYDASRAGVKVELNVRGICCLRPGVPGVSENIRVVSLLGRFLEHSRIYCFERGGETRCYIGSADLMPRNLDHRVEALVPVEDPQILAQVRDILERSLADNTHAWELDADGTWRRRTAKNGEKRWAQGELMERSVRLAQAPSGRPLP
- a CDS encoding DNA glycosylase AlkZ-like family protein, giving the protein MARTKPAAPAVSVSLEQARAFWHRRQGLAEPGKGSIEETLAATSWPRTLGGVDVYLAVRARLPGLRRQDLDEAVAQSRIQVIPAVRGCIYVVPRAQVPLVLRIAEDQARKRMDKEMEKVGVPQSELSGIGEAVLKVLRKGPLTTDALRKALPEGTVRSLGEKGKKVGISSPLPPALRYLEFEGKLERTLDAGRLDTERYLWRIPAKSPFTGAKVPADAAERNVRLAEIFVRQVGPVTVADFAAWSALSQRDARAAFEKLPVVPVKVEGYADEAFVLEQDVSALKEAQPGATSLSMLAAEDNYLTVHGGPGLLIDPKHHSRAVSQWGSKKGSTLGEVKHLLSRTLLDGERVVGFWEFDPSAGQGVFATFDPLPPKRKKAAQELADNVAMFLKEELGHARSFSLDTMEKVQERAALVKKM